The genomic segment TTAAATATTCGATGCTGTTTGGCAACATTAAAGCTAGTTTGTCACCCTTTTTAAATCCTTGTTTGAAGAGAGCAGATGCCAAGTATTCTGAGGACTTCTTTAACTCACGAAAAGTTAACGCTCGCTCTCCGTCAACGGCCGCTAAATGATTAAAATATTTGGACTCCATTCTCTCCAGCAATTGAAAAATTGACAAATTCGGTACTTCAATTTCATATGGGATTCCTTCTGGATAAAATTTGTGCCAATATCTCTCCAAAATGACTCACTCCTTATAGAAGTTTTTCTTTAAATGAATAGGATATCGGATCCATTATCACTATTAGTTTACATTTAAATAATTTTTTAATAAAGTGACTTTAAACAAACATTTAAATTTTTAGATATTTCAATAAGAAGATGATAGGGTGCTGAAGGAACACACCCTATCACGATGATTTTTTATTTTATTTCTTCTAAGATTTCCTCAATTGCATTAAAAGGGATAATCTCCCAATCCATTACTTCATCCAACCATTCATTCAACGACTTATCAAAAGTAAAAGTATCTTCCGGTTTCAGTAAATACCTTTGATAATAATGAATAAACAAAAATAATTTACGGTAGCTGTTTTCTTTCGAAAGTTGATAGTCAGCTTCTGTCAACAATACACTTGCAGCACAAATATGGAACATTTTGTCCATGAATCTTCTAGCTGCTATTTCTTGTTCTGCAGTTTTTTCACGCTTGATGATGTCGACTTGCTTTCTAAATGTATCGATCGTCGAGCGTAAAATGCCGGCCGCCTCTTGAACCTTGCTATTCTTCAAATCAGAAAGCCTTCTGTCCAAATCGTTTAAAAATGCTACATCTGCATTGTCTTTGTTAAAGGCACGAATAATATCAAGAGCAATGATGTTTGTTGTTCCTTCCCAAATTGAGCCCAAATGGGCATCTCGGACAAGCTTCGGATTCACCCAGTCCTCAATATAGCCATTTCCACCGCGGATTTCCATCGATTCGGCAGTGATGTACCTTGCTCGTTTGCAAATGTAACCTTTTAACAGAGGCGTCATGACTCTAAGCAATGTTTGATACTCTTCGCTTCCGCTATCTGCTTTATCATAAACAGCAGACGTATAGAAAATCATCGATGCAGCCGCTTCAGCATCCAGCATCTGTTCAAAAATGTTCTCTCTCATTAATGGCAAATCAATCAGCGTTTTGCCGAAAGCTTGTCTTCCTTTGGCGGTAACAGCTGCTTCTAAATAGCTTCTTCTCATCATGGCTGCAGAACGAACCGCATTTGAAAGTCTTGATGAGTTAACCATTGACATCATTTGTTTAAAGCCGGTATTCAACTCTCCAACCACATACGCCACTGCACCTTCAAATGTAATTTCGCCTGATGCCATATCTCTTGTTCCTAATTTATCTTTTAATCGATTAATGCGGTAACGGTTATGTTCGCCATTTTCCAATGTTTTTGGAACGAGAAACATTGCCAATCCTTTCGTCCCTTCTGGAGCTCCTTCAGGACGTGCTAACGCCAATGCAAGATCCGCAGAAACATTTGAACAGAACCATTTATCTCCCCACAGTTCCCAATGATCGCCTACTTTTTTAGCTGTTAGCGTATTTGCACCAACGTCTGATCCGCCTTGCTTTTCTGTCATAAATTGGGCAGCTGACCAGCGCTCTTCCTTATTCGTGCTTGTTAAAAGCGGAAAATACTTTTCTTTCATTTCCGGGCTAGCGTATTGGTCCAAAATGCGAGCTGCAGAATCTGTCATATTCATCGGACAGCAAAGCCCAAATTCTGATTGCGCAAACAAATACCAAAATGAATATTTTAAAACTTTCGTAAAAGGTGTTGGCCATCCAAACACACCCGGACGATTTGACATCGCCGCAAAGCCAAATTGTTCAAAGCCAATCTCCTCCATGCGAGTATAGGAAGGATGGTATTTCACTTCGTCAACCCGCCCGCCTTTGTGATTATAATTCATTAACTCGGGGGTATAACGATCGGCATCGCGAGAAAGTTGGTCAAGTTCATCACCTGCAATCTCTCCCAATTCCTTCAAATGTGGCAAAGCTTTGTTCAAGTCCTCTTTAGGCAAATACATATTTAAAAGAAATTGTAAGTTAGGATCGGTTTCAAAAAAATTCATACCTTTCGTATCAGGCATTTCAATAGTTTCAGATTTAGGAGTTCCTGTCGTTTTTTCAAGGTTCAATCATAACATTCCTTTCTGAAATTTTTTCGGAATTCAAATTCCTATATTTTTAATTATAAATTCTCTTTTTGAGAAGTCAATGAGTTAAAACATCATTGACTGTTGGCAATTGAAAGAAAATTTAAATGGTTATATTGTGCTATACTACCTTTAAACAACGATCAATACGCGTACTAAAAGTATTGGAGGATTCCTACCTGATTATGGACACAAAAATATCAACAACGGTGCAACGCGCAATTAAAATTTTAAATTATTTAAGAGACACCTCTGGTCCGAGGGGAATAAAAGAAATTAGTGAAAGCCTGAATCTTTCACCCCCTGTTACACATCGTCTCCTGACGACATTAAAAATGGACGGATTGGTAATCCAGGATTTAACTTCTAAAAAGTATTCACTCGGTACCGTTTTTATCGATTATGCAAATAAATTAATTTGTGATATACCGATTATTATCGATTCCCAACTAATCAAATTAAGAGATGCGACACAGGAAACAGTTGGATTTTATATGCTAAGCGGGCTGACCCGGGTGTGTGTCATTGAACATGAAAGCCAACAGGAAATCAGCAGAAAAACGAAAATTGGAAATCGCATTCCCCTTCACCTTGGGGCAAGCGGGAGAGTTATCCTCGCATTCCTAGATAAAGATTTGCAAGAAAAAGTTTTATCTCTTCTTCCAGACGATGAGCAAAAACTGCTTATTCAAAAGCTTGAGGTGATCTCCGAAACAAAATATTCAATAAATGAAGAAGAACTAACAAAAAACGTTGCAGCATTAGCCGCTCCGGTTTTCGGAGGGAAAGGAAAAATCATTGGCGCCATTTCAATTTCAGGGCCTTTTTTCAGATGGAATAAAAAAGCGATGGAAAGGCATATCCCGTTGTTATTGGAGACTACTGAAGCGATCTCAAAATCACTTTATTAAAAAACACGTATTCTCCAATATTTCTGGAGATACGTGTTTTTGCTTTTACTTGCCTTTAAACTCCGGCTCTCTTTTTTCGAAAAATGCTTGCACACCTTCTTTAAAGTCTTCTGTATTAAACGCAATGCCTTGTCCTTGCGCTTCCATTTCCAAGAGCACCCGTAAATCACGGTTTAAATGCTGGTTCATGATTTTTTTCGCCATGCCAATCGAAACCGGCGCTTTTTTAGACATTTTTTCAGCGAATGATTCCGCTTCTTCAAGCAAACGATCAGCCGGAACTACGCGATTTACAAAACCTAGTTCCTTTGCCTCTTCTGCAGTGATTCGTTCACCCATAAACATTAATTCCTTCGCCCTTTGATGCCCAATGAGTATAGGAAGAAAATGAAGTGCCGCAAAGTCAGGAATCAACCCGACATTCACGAAGCTTTGTACGAAAAATGCATTGTCAGCTGCGATAATTAAATCGCACAATAAAGTTAAACTAAAGCCAGCCCCCGCAGCTGCACCATTCACGGCAGCAATAATCGGCTTCTCGATTTCAAGCATTTTTAAGATGAGCGGCTGCGACGCTTGAAGCCTCTCTCTGCCTTGAAGCGGTGTCAGTTCTTTAAGTGCCGTTAAATCCCCGCCTGCTGAAAAAGCTTTTCCTTCACCAGTTAGAATGATGCACTTGATCTCATCATTTTGCTCGGCATATTCCAAAGCTTTTTGCAGTTCAAGCCTCATTTCCATAATCAACGCATTTCTTTTGCTTGGTTCATTCAAGCGGATGATATATGTACCGCCTTTTTTCTCTGTCAATAACGATTGAAATTCCATGGAAATCTCCCCTTTCTAAATTATTATCCCCTTTCGAAGCGCAGCTTTCAACCAGTATAATCCGTATTTCTTTCTACATAATCATAGATTTGCTGGCCAATGCTTTCTTTTCTTCCGTATTCGATTTCTTCTACGATATGGCCAACTAATCCAACCGCACGCGAAGCAACAGCAAATGACTTTACGACTTTATAATCTAATGCCATATCCGACATGATCGCACCGATTGCACCAACAGCATTCAATGTGACCGTTTTTCCTTTCGATTCGCAAAATTGCCGGTGGATTTCTTTTAGAAGCTTCGAATTTTTACCGAAAAACCCTAACTCCTTAGCAATCTCAAATAATTTTGTTGTCCTTGGATCTTCCGGCTTGTGCATTGGATGGCCAAAGCCTGGCAGCTGAAGGCCGTTTTCTTTTCTTTCTTTAATAACAATAGAGGCAAGTTCTTGAATTTCTTTATCTTCACCATGTTTTTTGAAAGCCTTTTGAAGCATTTCCGCAACATATTCCATCGCACCGAGATAAACTGTTCCAGCACCTAATAATCCTGCAGCAACTGCAGCTTGCACAGCTTCCGGCGCACCGAGATATGTTAATCTTGTCGAGATGGAGCTCGGTGTAAAACCGTGTTCACAAATCGCAACTAAAATGGCATTTAACATTTTTGATTCATTTTCAGTTGGCTTTCTGTGCTTTGCACCTAAAAATGCCATATCGGCTAACGTAATTTTTCCAATTAAATCCTCTGTCAAATCATAGCCATGCACATAAATTTTATCTGGTGTTGACTTTCCAATGCTAGTTTTGAATTCCATCGTTTCTGTCCACTCCTAATGTAATATTTCTTTCTAATCGTATTTTTTTATTATTACTTTACAAGCTCTGCCTTTCTTTCGAACCAAAAGTCAGGGAAATCACTTTCAGAAATTCCCTTTTCACTTGCTTCATCAATGACGGTTTCCCATGCCTCAGCCAATTTCTTTTGCCTTTCTTTTAATGCATTATTTTGTTCTTCTTTTTCATCATCCCAAAGGTCATGTTCTTTAAAGAACTTCACAGCACCGTCATGGAATGGGACACCAAGCGGAGTTGTATTAATTTTATCAATTCCCCATTGCTGTGTTCCTGATGTAGCATCTTTATAACTGTCAAAGGTATCGTGAATTCTCGTCATCAATTCATAAACGATGTCTTCATCAACATCTGCATACGAAACTAATGGATAAGGATACGCCATAAATGTTTGCGGTCCTTCGCTCAAGCCGGCACCAACTCCCCACTTTTCAGGGACAAGCCACGGAGCTGCTTCTTGAATCGCTTTCCATTCATCTGAGTTCACATCATCAGGAAGAGTCATCCATTGAATGCCTTTTGCTTGCTCCACTTCAAGAAGTGCTGCTGCACCAGGCAACATGAAAGCGACATCAATTTGCCCTTGCTTCAAAGCATCTGCTTGTGCAGCGTAGCTCGTAATTTCTACGGCCTTCACATCATCCCAAGTAAGCCCGCCTGCAGCTAGAAATCCTTCGGTTTTTACGTTAATAGATGCTCCAGCTGTAATATGAGGAACTTTTTTCCCTTTTAAATCTGCTGGTTTTTCGATGCCTGATTCTTTTAATACAACACCATTAATATGTGTCATCGAAGGCCAAATGACTGTCATATTTTGTGGTCCCCATGAATTTGCGGCAAATTCTTCTGTTCCTTCAAATGCAAATTGGTATTCGTCACCTAAGCGGCCAAAGGTTGCTGTTCCATCCCTAAGTGGCGTCATTCTCCCTACCCCATTCCCTGAAGGAAGCAAGCGGATTTGCATGCCATATTCCTGAGTGAGTGCGTTGGCAACCGCCGAAAATTCTGCATAACCTGAAGAGCCAACATCGTACACGCTTACTGCGACTTTATCTAGGGATGCTTCGCCTCCAGTTTTCTCTTCTTTATTGTTTTCTGTACTTGCTTTTTGAT from the Pueribacillus theae genome contains:
- a CDS encoding IclR family transcriptional regulator gives rise to the protein MDTKISTTVQRAIKILNYLRDTSGPRGIKEISESLNLSPPVTHRLLTTLKMDGLVIQDLTSKKYSLGTVFIDYANKLICDIPIIIDSQLIKLRDATQETVGFYMLSGLTRVCVIEHESQQEISRKTKIGNRIPLHLGASGRVILAFLDKDLQEKVLSLLPDDEQKLLIQKLEVISETKYSINEEELTKNVAALAAPVFGGKGKIIGAISISGPFFRWNKKAMERHIPLLLETTEAISKSLY
- a CDS encoding acyl-CoA dehydrogenase family protein, encoding MNLEKTTGTPKSETIEMPDTKGMNFFETDPNLQFLLNMYLPKEDLNKALPHLKELGEIAGDELDQLSRDADRYTPELMNYNHKGGRVDEVKYHPSYTRMEEIGFEQFGFAAMSNRPGVFGWPTPFTKVLKYSFWYLFAQSEFGLCCPMNMTDSAARILDQYASPEMKEKYFPLLTSTNKEERWSAAQFMTEKQGGSDVGANTLTAKKVGDHWELWGDKWFCSNVSADLALALARPEGAPEGTKGLAMFLVPKTLENGEHNRYRINRLKDKLGTRDMASGEITFEGAVAYVVGELNTGFKQMMSMVNSSRLSNAVRSAAMMRRSYLEAAVTAKGRQAFGKTLIDLPLMRENIFEQMLDAEAAASMIFYTSAVYDKADSGSEEYQTLLRVMTPLLKGYICKRARYITAESMEIRGGNGYIEDWVNPKLVRDAHLGSIWEGTTNIIALDIIRAFNKDNADVAFLNDLDRRLSDLKNSKVQEAAGILRSTIDTFRKQVDIIKREKTAEQEIAARRFMDKMFHICAASVLLTEADYQLSKENSYRKLFLFIHYYQRYLLKPEDTFTFDKSLNEWLDEVMDWEIIPFNAIEEILEEIK
- a CDS encoding citryl-CoA lyase translates to MEFKTSIGKSTPDKIYVHGYDLTEDLIGKITLADMAFLGAKHRKPTENESKMLNAILVAICEHGFTPSSISTRLTYLGAPEAVQAAVAAGLLGAGTVYLGAMEYVAEMLQKAFKKHGEDKEIQELASIVIKERKENGLQLPGFGHPMHKPEDPRTTKLFEIAKELGFFGKNSKLLKEIHRQFCESKGKTVTLNAVGAIGAIMSDMALDYKVVKSFAVASRAVGLVGHIVEEIEYGRKESIGQQIYDYVERNTDYTG
- a CDS encoding TAXI family TRAP transporter solute-binding subunit; translated protein: MAKKLFLSIITVIFLLALAACGSDSGDQKASTENNKEEKTGGEASLDKVAVSVYDVGSSGYAEFSAVANALTQEYGMQIRLLPSGNGVGRMTPLRDGTATFGRLGDEYQFAFEGTEEFAANSWGPQNMTVIWPSMTHINGVVLKESGIEKPADLKGKKVPHITAGASINVKTEGFLAAGGLTWDDVKAVEITSYAAQADALKQGQIDVAFMLPGAAALLEVEQAKGIQWMTLPDDVNSDEWKAIQEAAPWLVPEKWGVGAGLSEGPQTFMAYPYPLVSYADVDEDIVYELMTRIHDTFDSYKDATSGTQQWGIDKINTTPLGVPFHDGAVKFFKEHDLWDDEKEEQNNALKERQKKLAEAWETVIDEASEKGISESDFPDFWFERKAELVK
- a CDS encoding enoyl-CoA hydratase/isomerase family protein encodes the protein MEFQSLLTEKKGGTYIIRLNEPSKRNALIMEMRLELQKALEYAEQNDEIKCIILTGEGKAFSAGGDLTALKELTPLQGRERLQASQPLILKMLEIEKPIIAAVNGAAAGAGFSLTLLCDLIIAADNAFFVQSFVNVGLIPDFAALHFLPILIGHQRAKELMFMGERITAEEAKELGFVNRVVPADRLLEEAESFAEKMSKKAPVSIGMAKKIMNQHLNRDLRVLLEMEAQGQGIAFNTEDFKEGVQAFFEKREPEFKGK